In the Nanoarchaeota archaeon genome, one interval contains:
- a CDS encoding ATP-binding protein, protein MKFIDRIEEIRYLKEAAGLSKSKLFTVSITGLRRVGKTRLILELLSKDDLYFFVNKDKESTSLLQEYADILRARKIITELEVLNSWDTFFKILLERFKGIIVFDEFQNFMAVDKSVYGILQKHIDLNENKGGLFIIFSGSTVGLMKKLFSDSKQPLYGRLKRKMPLKPLMFRDTLEVCNTLGIHSIEEAVRLYAIFGGFPKYYVAIEDEQLGDASFEKIMDRLFFAENAVLEDEASQILSLEFGKRSGIYYDILAAIASGNTRISEVASVLRKKETTLTRQLNELINRFEIVSVEKPVTGGKSIFVINHPLLNFWFRFFYKNLSSYKRREGWLVNKVKNNTNAYVGLRFEEVCREFLLSQKLNFEKTSRWWGAYRENEERKVAEIDIVSINEQTKEILFCECKWQDKVDAKKVLTELKDKTKFVNWNREKRKEQYAIFAKSFKERFKEPNLLLFDLTDLEKLL, encoded by the coding sequence ATGAAATTTATTGACCGAATAGAAGAAATACGTTATCTGAAAGAAGCCGCCGGATTGTCCAAGAGCAAGCTTTTCACTGTTTCCATTACAGGCCTTAGGAGAGTTGGAAAAACAAGGCTCATTCTAGAACTATTATCAAAGGATGACTTGTATTTTTTTGTAAACAAAGACAAGGAAAGCACAAGCCTTTTGCAGGAGTATGCAGACATTCTCCGGGCAAGAAAAATCATTACCGAACTTGAAGTATTGAACAGTTGGGACACTTTTTTTAAGATACTATTAGAGCGGTTTAAGGGAATTATTGTCTTTGACGAATTCCAGAATTTTATGGCTGTCGACAAGTCGGTTTATGGAATCCTTCAGAAGCACATTGATTTAAACGAGAACAAAGGCGGGCTTTTTATCATTTTCTCGGGCTCTACAGTTGGCCTTATGAAAAAGCTTTTTTCTGATTCAAAACAGCCTTTATACGGCCGCCTCAAAAGAAAGATGCCGCTAAAGCCGCTCATGTTCCGCGATACGTTAGAAGTATGCAATACGCTCGGAATACACTCTATTGAAGAAGCGGTGCGGCTTTATGCAATTTTCGGCGGCTTTCCAAAATATTATGTCGCCATAGAGGATGAACAGCTTGGCGACGCAAGTTTTGAAAAGATAATGGACCGATTATTCTTTGCAGAAAACGCAGTTCTTGAAGACGAGGCAAGCCAGATACTATCTTTGGAATTTGGCAAAAGATCCGGCATATATTATGACATTCTTGCGGCGATAGCATCCGGAAATACAAGAATAAGCGAGGTTGCATCCGTTCTTAGAAAGAAAGAAACCACATTGACAAGGCAGCTTAACGAACTTATAAACCGTTTTGAGATTGTATCTGTCGAGAAACCAGTCACCGGAGGAAAAAGTATTTTTGTCATCAATCATCCGCTTCTTAATTTCTGGTTCAGGTTTTTCTACAAGAACCTATCCAGTTATAAAAGGCGTGAAGGCTGGCTGGTCAATAAAGTGAAAAATAATACAAACGCATACGTGGGCTTGCGGTTTGAAGAAGTGTGCCGCGAGTTCTTATTATCACAAAAGCTGAATTTTGAGAAGACCAGCAGATGGTGGGGCGCATACCGGGAAAATGAGGAAAGAAAAGTCGCGGAAATAGATATTGTTTCGATTAACGAACAGACAAAGGAAATACTCTTCTGCGAATGCAAATGGCAGGACAAAGTCGACGCAAAGAAAGTATTAACGGAACTGAAAGATAAAACAAAGTTCGTAAACTGGAATAGGGAAAAAAGAAAGGAACAGTACGCCATTTTTGCCAAATCCTTCAAAGAGCGGTTTAAAGAGCCGAACCTGTTGCTTTTTGATTTAACGGATTTGGAAAAGCTCTTGTAA
- a CDS encoding Zn-ribbon domain-containing OB-fold protein — protein MHRTSVPLLWRRFKHHYRLLGNHCKTCKTDYYPPREICPTCRRRGVLEEKEFERKGCIYTYSIIRSGPTGFEKQTPYAVALIKLDSGPVLVSQIVDSPLDRIKIGAKVAACFRKVYEDGKEGIIHYGLKFQLV, from the coding sequence ATGCACCGCACATCAGTTCCGCTTTTATGGCGAAGGTTTAAGCACCACTATCGGCTGCTTGGAAATCACTGCAAGACTTGCAAGACGGATTATTATCCGCCGCGCGAGATCTGCCCGACATGCCGACGACGCGGCGTTCTTGAGGAAAAAGAGTTCGAAAGAAAGGGCTGTATATACACATATTCTATAATCCGCTCAGGTCCTACAGGATTTGAGAAGCAGACGCCTTATGCAGTGGCTTTGATAAAGCTTGACAGCGGCCCGGTTCTTGTTTCGCAGATTGTAGATTCTCCGCTTGACCGCATTAAAATCGGCGCTAAAGTAGCTGCTTGCTTTCGAAAGGTTTATGAGGACGGAAAAGAAGGCATAATACACTACGGGCTGAAGTTCCAGCTGGTATGA
- a CDS encoding thiolase domain-containing protein has product MDSPKFRVAVIGLGLTKFGEHWEKGLRNLALEAGVKAVTDAKIEGKEIDAMFIGNMASGRLTGQEHLGALVADQIGMTIPATRVEAACASGGLALRQGLFSILSGQHNMVLVGGAEKMTDMSGDQVTTTLMGAADEEWEGFQGLTFPGLYALMARRHMHEYGTKREQLAAISVKNHEHGSMNPIAQFKNKITIDQVLNATMVADPLTLLDCSPVSDGAAAMILCREDIAKKYTSNPVYVVGSGQASDSLALAQRKSLTRLDATIMASRAAYKQAGVAPKDINVVEVHDCFTIAELMAVEDLGFAEKGKGAKFIEEGNTKLGGKIPFNTSGGLKACGHPVGATGIKQACEIVMQLRGEAGARQVKGAEIGMTHNVGGSGATAVVHIFKR; this is encoded by the coding sequence ATGGACAGTCCAAAATTTCGAGTTGCAGTCATAGGATTAGGCCTTACTAAATTCGGCGAGCATTGGGAAAAGGGCCTTCGAAACCTCGCGCTTGAGGCAGGGGTAAAAGCAGTAACCGATGCGAAGATAGAAGGAAAGGAAATCGATGCGATGTTTATCGGAAATATGGCGAGCGGCCGGCTTACAGGACAAGAGCATTTAGGCGCGCTTGTTGCAGATCAGATTGGCATGACTATTCCTGCAACTCGCGTAGAAGCAGCTTGCGCATCCGGCGGACTTGCGTTAAGGCAGGGACTATTCTCAATACTTTCAGGCCAGCATAACATGGTTCTTGTCGGAGGCGCGGAAAAAATGACCGACATGTCCGGCGACCAGGTCACGACAACTTTGATGGGCGCGGCAGACGAGGAATGGGAAGGCTTCCAGGGTTTGACATTTCCGGGCCTTTATGCTTTGATGGCGCGAAGGCATATGCATGAATATGGAACAAAGCGCGAGCAGCTTGCTGCAATTTCCGTGAAAAACCACGAGCACGGCTCAATGAATCCGATTGCTCAGTTCAAGAACAAGATTACAATCGATCAAGTCCTGAATGCGACAATGGTTGCAGATCCGCTTACTCTTCTTGACTGTTCGCCTGTTTCAGACGGCGCGGCGGCAATGATTCTATGCAGGGAGGACATTGCGAAGAAATACACAAGCAATCCGGTTTATGTTGTCGGCTCAGGGCAGGCATCAGACAGTTTGGCTCTTGCGCAGAGAAAATCACTCACAAGGCTTGATGCGACAATAATGGCATCTAGAGCTGCATACAAGCAGGCAGGAGTCGCGCCAAAGGACATCAATGTTGTGGAAGTTCATGATTGCTTTACGATTGCAGAGCTTATGGCAGTTGAGGATTTGGGCTTTGCGGAAAAGGGCAAAGGCGCTAAATTCATCGAGGAAGGAAACACAAAGCTCGGCGGAAAAATTCCATTTAATACTTCAGGAGGGCTCAAAGCATGCGGACACCCTGTCGGCGCAACAGGAATAAAACAAGCATGTGAAATCGTTATGCAATTGCGCGGTGAAGCCGGCGCAAGGCAGGTCAAAGGCGCAGAAATCGGAATGACGCACAATGTCGGCGGAAGCGGCGCGACTGCGGTTGTGCATATTTTCAAACGCTAA
- a CDS encoding DUF86 domain-containing protein encodes MGRKDDLVYLKHIFDAMLTIEEYLQNIDYDEFISNRKKLLRDGIVRQIEIIGEATKNLSDNMRKKYPDIPWKDMAGMRDKLIHSYFGVDFDAVWETAENDIPTLKGKIQNIIKAEEDNV; translated from the coding sequence ATGGGGCGTAAAGACGATCTCGTGTATCTGAAGCATATTTTTGACGCCATGTTGACCATTGAGGAATATCTCCAAAATATAGATTACGACGAATTTATCAGCAACCGAAAGAAATTGCTCCGCGATGGGATTGTGCGCCAGATTGAAATAATCGGCGAAGCTACAAAAAACTTATCAGACAACATGAGAAAGAAGTATCCCGACATTCCATGGAAAGACATGGCTGGAATGAGGGACAAATTGATACATAGTTACTTCGGCGTCGATTTTGATGCTGTATGGGAAACAGCAGAAAATGACATTCCCACATTAAAGGGCAAAATACAAAATATCATCAAAGCAGAAGAAGATAATGTGTGA
- a CDS encoding nucleotidyltransferase family protein, protein MSANRVSRDAVIKKLVYSLSRRGAKRIRIFGSYARGEQTPKSDIDVLVEFRDRKSLLDFVRIEREVSEEVGKKVDLLTENAISPYLKDRIKKEAEVIYGA, encoded by the coding sequence ATGTCGGCAAATAGAGTCAGCCGCGATGCAGTTATAAAAAAACTCGTTTACTCTCTCTCCAGGCGCGGAGCAAAGAGAATCCGCATTTTCGGCTCTTATGCGCGCGGAGAGCAAACGCCTAAAAGCGATATTGATGTGCTTGTGGAGTTCAGAGATAGGAAAAGCCTCCTTGATTTTGTAAGAATCGAGCGGGAAGTATCCGAAGAAGTGGGGAAAAAGGTGGATTTGCTCACTGAAAACGCCATAAGTCCGTATCTGAAAGACCGGATAAAAAAAGAAGCAGAGGTTATTTATGGGGCGTAA
- a CDS encoding DUF86 domain-containing protein, with the protein MLKRSYKLFVEDILESMNRIQAYTRNMNYEKFSENKLVVDAVIRNLEIIGEASKNIPLEIRKLYSEIPWSRMLGLRNIAIHEYFGVDLSIIWQIVTKNIPETKPKIEVMLKNILIVEDSNK; encoded by the coding sequence ATGCTTAAGCGGTCGTACAAATTATTCGTTGAAGATATTTTGGAGTCAATGAATAGAATCCAAGCATACACCCGCAATATGAATTATGAAAAATTTTCGGAAAACAAGCTGGTTGTGGATGCAGTTATAAGAAACCTTGAAATAATCGGCGAAGCATCAAAGAACATACCATTGGAGATTAGGAAACTATATTCTGAAATTCCGTGGAGCAGGATGCTCGGGCTAAGAAACATTGCAATTCACGAATACTTCGGAGTCGATTTAAGCATTATCTGGCAAATTGTGACAAAAAATATTCCGGAAACAAAGCCTAAAATAGAAGTAATGTTGAAAAATATTTTAATTGTTGAGGATTCAAATAAATAA
- a CDS encoding nucleotidyltransferase family protein, with amino-acid sequence MRKQPKTLKEIETVLKENKPILKEKFKVKEIGVFGSYARGEESKKSDIDILVEFYEPVGWEFIDLKEYLESILGKEIDLVTRGALKPQLKAGILKEVVYA; translated from the coding sequence ATGCGCAAACAGCCAAAAACCCTGAAAGAAATTGAAACCGTTTTAAAGGAAAATAAGCCGATTTTAAAAGAGAAGTTCAAAGTCAAGGAAATCGGCGTGTTTGGCTCTTATGCAAGGGGCGAGGAATCGAAAAAAAGCGACATAGATATCCTTGTTGAGTTTTACGAGCCCGTGGGCTGGGAGTTTATAGACCTTAAAGAATATCTTGAAAGCATTTTGGGCAAAGAAATTGATTTGGTTACGCGCGGCGCCCTTAAACCGCAATTAAAAGCCGGCATACTGAAAGAGGTTGTTTATGCTTAA